The segment AAGCGCTTGTCCAGCTCGTAACCATCACGTTCGCCCTTGCGCACCTCCTCCAGCAGGGCCTCTTCGGCGGCGCGGTCCTCGACCACCGTCATGCTCATCCAGTCGACTCCGCGCAGCTGTTCGCGGGAACGGCCGAGGATGCTGCAGAGCTTGTAGTTGACCTCTTCCCAGCGTTGGTCCGGGGTGCACAGGGCCATGCCGATCAACGGCGCCTCGAAGAACAGGTGCAGGTGCTTGTCGCGCTCGTGCTGCAGGCGCTCGGAGCGCTTCTGGCTGGTCAGGTCAAGCATGGCGCCGTAGATGCGGATCACCTGGTCGCCATCGTGTTCGGCCAGGCCCTTGATCCGCAGCCAGCGCGGAGTACCGCGAGCGGCCTGGATGCGCAGCTCCACGTCGAAGGGCTCGGCGCTGCGCAGGCACTGCTCCAGGGTGTCTTCCAGCAGCGAGCGGCTGGCCGGGTCGAAGTAGCTGAGCATCTGCCCGAGGCTGGGAGCGCCGGCGCCCGGGTCCAGTTCATAGATACGGAAGCTGCCCTCGCTCCAGGCCATTTTCAGTGTGGCGATCTCCAGCACCCAGCTGCCGATATCGGCGATGGCTTCTGTCTGGTTCAGCAGGTGCGTCTGGCGCAGCAACTCGTCGCGGCGGGTGTCCAGTTCCTCGGAAAGCATCTCGCGGCCGCTGACATCGTGCTGCAGGGCGACGAAATGGCTGATGCCCTGGGCGTCACGCATGGGCGCCACGGTGATCTCGTTCCAGAACAGGCTGCCGTCCTTGCGATAGTTACGCAGCACCAGCTGGCACTGTTCGCCACGCTGCAATGCATCCTGCAGGCGCGGCAGCTCGGACTGGTTGCGGTCGTGATGGAGCAGGAAACGCCAGTGATTGCCCAGGGCCTCGTCCCGCGAATAGCCGCTCATCTGTTCGAAGGCCGGGTTGCAGTAGATCAACGGCTGGTCGGCCTGGCGCGCATCGATGATGGTCACCCCCAGGGGGCTGGCCTGCAGCGCCAGGTTGCTCATGGCCAGTTCCTTCTGCATCTCGTCGCGGCGAGCCAGCGCCAGGCGCAGGTCGCTCAGGCTGCGTCCGACCAGCAGGGCGGACATCATCAGCAGCAGCACGCTGAAATAGAGCTCGACGCCCGACTGCGGCTCGGCCAGGCGCGCGCCGCCATCGAACTGGCGCAGTGCCGGCAGGGCGAGCACGGTCAGGGCGGTCAGGCCGGCACCGCAGAGGGCACCGGGAAAGCCCCAGACCAGCCCCAGGCCGAGCATCATCAGGCCGATGGGTGGCAAGGTGAGGATCAGCGGCACGACGGTCAGCAGCCAGGGTATCAGCAGCGCCAGCACCAGCAGCAATGGCCAGGGCGGCAGTCGGTGCAGGGTCTCGGGCAGCGCCTCCACCGGCTCCGGCACCCAGCCACGGCGGCTGAACAGCGGCGTGAGGTAAGTCAGCAGTGGCAGGCTGACGGCCAGGGTGGTCAGGCACGCCCCGGGCCAGACCAGCAGGGCGGAGTTGCCCCAGCTCGCGCGCGCCGCGCTGTGGCTCAGCGTCAGCGCCGCCTGCTCGCCGTAGACCAAGAGACTCACCGGCAACAGCACGCCGTAGAGCATGAAACGCAGCAATTCGGGGAAGTCGCGCAGGTCAGCGTGGCAGCCGGCACGCCTGAGCGCCCACCAGCCCAGGGCGACGCTGAGTGTTTCCGGCACGGCGTAGAGTGGCGCCCAGTACCAGTTGAGGTCCCACAGGGGCACGCTGAGCAGCGCGTTGAAATAGATGGCGGGCAATACCCGCGCGCCCCACCACAGGCAGAACACCAGGCCGAGGGCAAAGGGCAGGTACCAGACGGCCAATCCACTGGAAGCCTGGGTACCTAGGGAAATCCAGGTGGCCAGATGCAGCAGCGGCAGAGGCAACCACCAGGTCCATTGGGGTAGTCGGAAAGAAGCAGCTGGCATACTGACCTCATGTCGGTGCGCAAGCTGAGGATAGCCCAGCGCCGGGCTAGCGTACGCCGAACGACTGGCGTCCTGACAGCACTACCGATGGCAGGTCCGAATCAGTGACCAAAGGAGTCGCAGGAAAGGGCGCCCGAGTGGTGCGCCGGAGATATCCCGCTCTGTACGAAAGCGCGCCGGACGATGGTCCGGCGCGCTATCACGAGCACTACACAGCGTCGCGGGGAAGCAACAATCCCAACGGCAGGCAGACCCTGGCTTCCAGGCCGCCGCCGGAGCGGTTGCGCAGTTCGACGCTGCCGCCGTGCTGCGCGGCGATGCGTTTCACGATGGCAAGCCCCAGGCCGGTGCCCTTGCCGCCACGGGCGCGGTCACCACGGATGAAGGGGTTGAAGATGTCCTGCAGCTCGGATGGGTCGATGCCCTGGCCCCGGTCCAGCACGCTCAGCACCACGTAGGGAGCGGCGTTGTCGCCCGCGAGGAAGGCCGCTACCTCGACGCCATTGCCGCCATATCGCAGCGCGTTCTCGATCAGGTTCGCCAGCAGGCGCTTGATCGACACCCGCCGCAACGGGAACGGCGGCAGCGGTTCCAGGCACAGGCGCACCTGTTCGTCTTTCTGGTTGTAGGGAGCGACCACTTCGTGCACCAGTTCGCCCAGGTCCAGTTCTTCCACCCGCTCATCACGGCCATCACGGATGAAGGCGAGGAACTGGTCGAGGATGGCATCCATGTCCTCGATGTCGCGGACCATGTCTTCGGTCAGCTCGGAGTCGTTGCACATCAACTCCAGGGACAGGCGCAGGCGCGTCAGCGGTGTGCGCAGGTCATGGGAAACGCCGGCCAGCATCAGCTCGCGCTCGCGGGCGCCGCGCTCGACGTCCTCGGCCATCTGGTTGAAGGCACGGTACACCTCGGCCATCTCGCTCGGTGTGTCGCTCACCGGCAGGCGCACGCTGCGGCCCTGGCCGACCTGGCGGGCGGCGAAGACGAGGCGCTTGAGCGGGGCGTTGAGCTGGCGCACGAAGATCCAGGCGGCGGCGGTGGAGAGCAGGCCGATGCCGAGGAACCAGCCGAGCACGCTCCAGATACGCTGGCCGCGCAGGGGATGTGGATAAAGCGGGATGCGCACCCAATCCGGGCCCAGCTCCGGGGCATGGACCCAGAGCGCCGGCGGGCTCTGGGCGCGCAGACGCACCTCGGTGCCAGGGCCGAGCTCGGCCTGCATCTGGCGCTGGAAGATTTCGCTGTAGGGCCAGTGCTGCTCGCTGGCAGGCACGGCATCGCGGGTGACACGCTTGAGCCCGGCTGCCTTGGCCAGGTCGTGACGCTCTTCTTCGCTCGCCGCCCAGTAGGCGCGCAGGGTAAGCGCCGCACCGTGGCTGTACTGGCGGTCCACCAGCACGTCCTCGTTCATCATCAGGTAGACCAGGGTCAGCGCCTTGGAAAACAGGACGACGATGAGCACCAGCCAGAGGGTGCGGGAGAAGAAGCTCTGCGGGAACCAGTAGGGGGTGCGCATCACCACCCTGGGTTGCCCGGCGGCGGGAACACCCGCCGCACGTTCACTTGTTGCCATCGGGTACGAACACGTAGCCCACGCCCCAGACGGTCTGGATATA is part of the Pseudomonas lalkuanensis genome and harbors:
- a CDS encoding bifunctional diguanylate cyclase/phosphodiesterase; the protein is MPAASFRLPQWTWWLPLPLLHLATWISLGTQASSGLAVWYLPFALGLVFCLWWGARVLPAIYFNALLSVPLWDLNWYWAPLYAVPETLSVALGWWALRRAGCHADLRDFPELLRFMLYGVLLPVSLLVYGEQAALTLSHSAARASWGNSALLVWPGACLTTLAVSLPLLTYLTPLFSRRGWVPEPVEALPETLHRLPPWPLLLVLALLIPWLLTVVPLILTLPPIGLMMLGLGLVWGFPGALCGAGLTALTVLALPALRQFDGGARLAEPQSGVELYFSVLLLMMSALLVGRSLSDLRLALARRDEMQKELAMSNLALQASPLGVTIIDARQADQPLIYCNPAFEQMSGYSRDEALGNHWRFLLHHDRNQSELPRLQDALQRGEQCQLVLRNYRKDGSLFWNEITVAPMRDAQGISHFVALQHDVSGREMLSEELDTRRDELLRQTHLLNQTEAIADIGSWVLEIATLKMAWSEGSFRIYELDPGAGAPSLGQMLSYFDPASRSLLEDTLEQCLRSAEPFDVELRIQAARGTPRWLRIKGLAEHDGDQVIRIYGAMLDLTSQKRSERLQHERDKHLHLFFEAPLIGMALCTPDQRWEEVNYKLCSILGRSREQLRGVDWMSMTVVEDRAAEEALLEEVRKGERDGYELDKRFMKGSGGTVHARVNVRGVRDLDGQLYALLALVEDISARHEAEARYRTLVEHAPEAILVFDPQHGIVEANENAARLFGMSRELLHGHMPTSFSPPLQADGRSSRELGNAYTRAALKGDTPTFDWLMRDVNGRVRPCEVRLVRLPGEGRPLIRLSITDISERQRYQREIERLAYSDELTGLPNRRLLLDRLQHAMAREQREGRYGALLFIDLDHFKTVNDSLGHPVGDALLREVTARLAGCLRNEDTLARLGGDEFVVLLEALADSPEQAGKLAAEVGDKLLQSLHGSYIIGEHELVVSASIGIALHPFIEQVAADVLKQADTAMYRAKQSGRNALHFFAPAMQAAIDQRLQLQSELRQAIDRGQLSLEFQPQLALADGRVLGAEALMRWHHPTRGDVPPAQFIPLAEETGLILELSDWMLERACACLANWQTDLPWLVLAINVSPRELRKPGFVERIESALKRHGVPPGRLELEITEGSLLEEVEQCISAMQALKSLGVRFAIDDFGTGYSSLAYLKRLPLDRLKIDRSFVDGLAVDASDLALVETILAIGRNLGLECIAEGIESEEQLSMLRQRGCELGQGYFFSRPLDEEGFRGWIRDREGRQVVVQSL
- a CDS encoding ATP-binding protein, giving the protein MRTPYWFPQSFFSRTLWLVLIVVLFSKALTLVYLMMNEDVLVDRQYSHGAALTLRAYWAASEEERHDLAKAAGLKRVTRDAVPASEQHWPYSEIFQRQMQAELGPGTEVRLRAQSPPALWVHAPELGPDWVRIPLYPHPLRGQRIWSVLGWFLGIGLLSTAAAWIFVRQLNAPLKRLVFAARQVGQGRSVRLPVSDTPSEMAEVYRAFNQMAEDVERGARERELMLAGVSHDLRTPLTRLRLSLELMCNDSELTEDMVRDIEDMDAILDQFLAFIRDGRDERVEELDLGELVHEVVAPYNQKDEQVRLCLEPLPPFPLRRVSIKRLLANLIENALRYGGNGVEVAAFLAGDNAAPYVVLSVLDRGQGIDPSELQDIFNPFIRGDRARGGKGTGLGLAIVKRIAAQHGGSVELRNRSGGGLEARVCLPLGLLLPRDAV